One stretch of Rattus norvegicus strain BN/NHsdMcwi chromosome 12, GRCr8, whole genome shotgun sequence DNA includes these proteins:
- the Abcb9 gene encoding ABC-type oligopeptide transporter ABCB9 isoform X2 yields MSEVRSVLGRGVSCAQVLRQEEPGCLRGTEAGEAGETFLPYYTGRAIDSIVIQKSMDQFTTAVVVVCLLAIGSSLAAGIRGGIFTLVFARLNIRLRNCLFRSLVSQETSFFDENRTGDLISRLTSDTTMVSDLVSQNINIFLRNTVKVTGVVVFMFSLSWQLSLVTFMGFPIIMMVSNIYGKYYKRLSKEVQSALARASTTAEETISAMKTVRSFANEEEEAEVFLRKLQQVYKLNRKEAAAYMSYVWGSGLTLLVVQVSILYYGGHLVISGQMSSGNLIAFIIYEFVLGDCMESVGSVYSGLMQGVGAAEKVFEFIDRQPTMVHDGRLAPDHLEGRVDFENVTFTYRTRPHTQVLQNVSFSLSPGKVTALVGPSGSGKSSCVNILENFYPLQGGRVLLDGEPIGAYDHKYLHRVISLVSQEPVLFARSITDNISYGLPTVPFEMVVEAAQKANAHGFIMELQDGYSTETGEKGAQLSGGQKQRVAMARALVRNPPVLILDEATSALDAESEYLIQQAIHGNLQRHTVLIIAHRLSTVERAHLIVVLDKGRVVQQGTHQQLLAQGGLYAKLVQRQMLGLEHPLDYTAGHKEPPSNTEHKA; encoded by the exons GAGAGACCTTCCTGCCCTACTACACTGGCCGGGCCATCGACAGCATCGTCATCCAGAAAAGCATGGACCAGTTCACCACGGCCGTCGTCGTCGTCTGCCTGCTGGCCATCGGCAG CTCATTGGCCGCAGGTATTCGGGGCGGCATTTTCACCCTCGTATTTGCCAGACTGAACATTCGCCTTCGCAACTGTCTCTTCCGCTCCCTGGTGTCACAGGAGACGAGCTTCTTTGACGAGAATCGCACAG GGGACCTCATCTCCCGCCTCACCTCTGACACCACCATGGTCAGCGACCTGGTCTCCCAGAACATCAACATCTTCCTGAGGAACACGGTCAAGGTCACGGGCGTGGTGGTCTTCATGTTCAGCCTCTCCTGGCAGCTCTCCCTGGTCACCTTCATGGGCTTCCCCATCATCATGATGGTGTCCAACATCTACGGCAAGTACTACAAG AGGCTCTCCAAGGAGGTCCAGAGTGCCCTGGCCAGAGCCAGCACCACAGCCGAGGAGACCATCAGCGCCATGAAGACGGTCCGCAGCTTTgccaatgaggaagaggaggcagaggtgtTCCTGCGGAAGCTTCAGCAGGTCTACAAGCTGAACAGGAAGGAGGCCGCAGCCTACATGTCCTACGTCTGGGGCAGTGGG CTCACACTCCTGGTGGTCCAGGTCAGTATCCTCTACTACGGGGGCCACCTCGTCATCTCGGGGCAGATGAGCAGCGGCAACCTCATCGCCTTCATCATCTATGAGTTTGTCCTGGGAGACTGCATGGAG TCCGTGGGCTCCGTCTATAGCGGCCTGATGCAGGGAGTGGGGGCTGCTGAGAAGGTGTTCGAGTTCATTGACCGGCAGCCAACCATGGTGCATGACGGAAGATTGGCCCCTGACCATCTCGAGGGCAGGGTGGACTTTGAGAATGTAACCTTCACCTACCGCACTCGGCCCCACACACAGGTCCTACAG AATGTCTCCTTCAGCCTGTCCCCAGGCAAGGTGACGGCTCTGGTGGGGCCCTCGGGCAGCGGAAAGAGCTCCTGTGTGAACATCCTGGAGAACTTCTACCCTCTGCAGGGCGGCCGGGTGTTGTTGGACGGCGAGCCCATCGGCGCCTATGACCACAAGTACCTGCACCGCGTG ATCTCACTGGTAAGCCAGGAGCCCGTGCTGTTCGCCCGCTCCATCACAGACAACATCTCCTACGGCCTGCCTACCGTGCCCTTCGAGATGGTGGTGGAGGCTGCACAGAAGGCCAATGCTCACGGCTTCATCATGGAGCTGCAGGACGGATACAGCACAG AGACCGGGGAAAAGGGAGCCCAGCTGTCAGGTGGCCAGAAGCAGCGGGTGGCCATGGCACGTGCACTAGTGCGGAACCCTCCTGTGCTCATCCTGGACGAAGCCACCAGTGCCCTGGACGCAGAGAGTGAATACCTG ATTCAGCAGGCCATCCACGGCAACCTGCAGAGACACACGGTGCTGATCATCGCACACCGGCTGAGTACTGTAGAGCGGGCGCACCTCATCGTGGTGCTAGACAAGGGCCGTGTGGTACAGCAGGGTACACACCAGCAGCTGTTGGCACAGGGCGGCCTCTATGCCAAGCTGGTGCAGCGTCAGATGCTGGGGCTCGAGCACCCCTTGGACTACACGGCTGGCCACAAGGAGCCACCCAGCAACACTGAACACAAGGCCTGA